The following proteins come from a genomic window of Populus nigra chromosome 6, ddPopNigr1.1, whole genome shotgun sequence:
- the LOC133697111 gene encoding serine/threonine-protein kinase PBL34-like, translated as MGLGSEEGKVKSSWDVCKSKERKKKKKDGTEAGCWVKLRFIGSCISSRSKVDSSVSGTSTHFESKSTNDTSMDQPAAPVVSTSTTSNTESNSSTSKLEEELKVASRLRKFTFNDLKFATRNFRPESLLGEGGFGCVFKGWIEENGTAPVKPGTGLTVAVKTLNHDGLQGHKEWLAEVNFLGDLVHPNLVKLIGYCIEDDQRLLAYEFMPRGSLENHLFRRSLPLPWSIRMKIALGAAKGLAFLHEETERPVIYRDFKTSNILLDADYNAKLSDFGLAKDGPEGDKTHVSTRVMGTYGYAAPEYVMTGHLTSRSDVYSFGVVLLEMITGRRSMDKNRPNGEHNLVEWARPHLGERRRFYRLIDPRLEGHFSIKGAQKAAQLAAHCLSRDPKARPLMSEVVNALKPLPNLKDMASTSYYFQTMQAERVGSSPNARNGVRSQAGLLSRNGHQQRSLSIPHGSHASPYHYQYPHKSPKPNGKP; from the exons gtgtgcaaatcaaaggagaggaagaagaagaagaaagatggtaCAGAGGCAGGGTGTTGGGTCAAGTTGAGGTTTATAGGAAGCTGCATTTCTTCAAGATCCAAAGTTGATAGCTCTGTTAGTGGGACTAGTACCCATTTTG AAAGTAAATCCACGAATGATACAAGCATGGACCAACCAGCTGCTCCTGTTGTTTCAACCTCAACCACAAGTAATACAGAAAGTAACTCATCCACTTCCAAACTTGAAGAGGAGCTTAAAGTTGCTTCCCGACTAAGGAAGTTCACATTTAATGATCTCAAGTTTGCGACAAGAAATTTTAGACCTGAGAGTCTTCTTGGTGAAGGTGGCTTTGGTTGTGTTTTCAAGGGATGGATTGAAGAAAATGGAACTGCTCCAGTGAAACCTGGTACTGGCCTCACTGTTGCTGTTAAAACCCTTAATCATGATGGGCTCCAAGGTCATAAAGAGTGGCTG GCTGAAGTGAATTTTCTTGGCGATCTTGTTCATCCTAACCTGGTTAAACTGATTGGCTACTGCATTGAAGATGATCAAAGGCTGCTAGCGTACGAGTTCATGCCTCGAGGAAGCTTGGAGAACCACCTGTTTCGAA GGTCCCTGCCTCTTCCATGGTCCATAAGAATGAAAATTGCTTTAGGTGCTGCCAAAGGTCTTGCCTTTCTTCATGAAGAAACTGAAAGGCCAGTGATTTATCGTGATTTTAAGACCTCCAATATCTTATTAGATGCG GATTATAATGCCAAGCtttctgattttggacttgccAAAGATGGTCCTGAGGGAGATAAGACCCATGTATCAACCCGTGTGATGGGAACTTATGGTTATGCGGCCCCAGAGTATGTAATGACTG GACATCTTACTTCAAGGAGTGACGTCTACAGTTTTGGTGTGGTCTTGCTTGAAATGATAACTGGCAGAAGATCCATGGATAAGAACCGACCTAATGGAGAGCATAACCTTGTTGAGTGGGCGAGACCACATCTAGGGGAGAGAAGAAGATTCTACCGGTTGATAGACCCTCGGCTTGAAGGTCACTTTTCAATAAAAGGTGCCCAGAAAGCTGCACAGCTAGCTGCTCATTGCCTTAGTAGGGATCCTAAAGCTAGGCCTCTAATGAGTGAAGTGGTCAACGCATTGAAGCCTCTGCCCAACCTCAAGGACATGGCAAGCACATCATATTATTTCCAGACCATGCAAGCTGAACGGGTTGGATCCAGCCCAAATGCGAGAAATGGTGTCCGCTCACAGGCTGGATTGTTATCTAGGAACGGGCACCAACAAAGGAGTCTTTCAATACCACATGGTTCCCATGCTTCCCCTTATCACTATCAATACCCCCATAAATCTCCAAAACCCAATGGTAAACCATAG